The genome window GTAGTAGAAGTAGAGTTTGGCCATGGTGGGAGAGACTTGAGATGTGAGAGCTGAGACTTGAGGACGGAGAGTTATCAACTGAAATGCACTGCTCACTCTTCACTTCTCACTGAATCACTCAAGTGCGAAGCGCTTGTAGGCTTGCGGTGGCATGACTCGTGCTTAGTTTGGTGGTTTATGGAAACCGTATTAGTTTTGACGATTAGCGGCAAAGACCGCGCTGGATTAGTAGAGCAATTGGCCGATGTGGTAACGACACATGGCGGAAACTGGGAGCATTGCCGCATGGCACACTTGGCGGGGCGCTTTGTCGGTCTGCTGGAAGTGAGCGTTTCGGGAGAGCAGCAGCAGGAGCTGGAGGCTGCACTGCGCACGATTTCGGATCTGGATGTGATGATCGCTGTGGGTGAGCGTGCAACGCCGGAGCCTATCCGCTTGTTTAATTTGGAAGTGCTAGGGAGCGACCATCCGGGCATCGTGCGCGATGTGTTCAAGGCGCTTGCTGCCGCTGGCGTGAACGTCGAGGAGTTGAGCACAAAGACGAAGAATGCGCCAGAATCGGGTCGCCCTTTGTTTGTGGCGCGTGCGCGTTTGGCGTGTGGCCCTGAGGCGCGTCGTGCCGATATTCAGCGCAACCTAGAGTCGATTGCTCAAGATTTGATGGTCGATATTCGTTTGCTGGATTAAGAGGCGTAGAAGCGACACTCTTGTCGCTTTGATTTAGTTTTCTACACAAAAAAGAGCGCGGCTATTACGGCCGCGCTCTTTGTTTTTGAATGATTCTCGATGCAAACAGGCTAGAATGCCTGTGTCACTTTGCTAATTACTCGCTGTGTGTATGTGGGCGAGCAGCTTCGACTTGCTGGGCGCTGTAATGGCGGTTGATGCGCTTGATCTCGATCTTCATCAGTAAAGAGATGATGAGTGCGATCACAAAAGCGCCGCCGAATACATAGAGGCTGCCTTGGTAGCTGTGTGTTTGCTTATATACATAGGCGTTGATCATTGGGCCGACGATGCCGGCACAGGACCATGCTGTTAAGATATAGCCGTGAATCGTTGGCATCTCCTTGAGGCCGAAGAGGTCACTGATGTAGGCTGGAATACTGGCGAAGCCACCGCCGTAGCACGATAGGATCAGGAAGGTTACGATCATGAACAATACCGGTGCGCCTGTCAGGTTGGCGAGCAGTGGGAAGGCGATGATCTGGATCGCGAAGAAGGCGACGTAAGTATTTGAGCGGCCGATGAAGTCGGAGAAGGTTGCCCAAATAATACGGCCGAGGCCGTTGAAGAGCGAAATGCCCATGACTAGAAGGCTGGCCATTTCGACGGGAAGGCGCACCATTTCGTAGCCCATCTTCTTGGCGGTGGCGATCACAGCGATACCACAGGAGACGTTAATGAAGAGCATCAGCCAGAGCCCGTAGAAGCCAGGAGTGCGAAGCGCTTCTTTGGCTGTCATCTCTCCCTTTAGAGCGATGGCTTTTGCTTTCTTAGGATCGGCTGCTGCAAATTTCTCTGCATAGCCTTCAGGTGGCGGCGCGATGTAGAGTGCGCTGGGCACCATGATGCATAAATAAATGATGCCTAGGAAGAAGAAGGCACTGGCGATCGACTTCTTATCGTAAATGAGAGTGGAGCGATAGTTGTCGGTGGTGGCTTTGACGACGGCGTATTCTGCGCTGTCTGTTTGTTTTTCGCGGTAGAGTGCCGCTGCTTCGGTGCTTTGCGCTTTATAGGATTCAAGTGACGGTGCACCTTCGATCATTAGCGCAGCTGCTGCGGGGTCGGATTCCAGTGCTTGTAGGTAGTCGTAGGTTTTTACGTCTTTATGCAGCACGATCTCTTCCTGCATCGGCACGAATTGGTCGATCAGTTGGGCGCAAATCAGGCCACCGAAGCCGAAGCCCATAATGGCGAGACCGGTGGCGAGGCCACGACGATCAGGGAACCACTTCACGAGTGTGGAAACGGGGGTGATGTAGCCGAGCCCGAGTCCGATGCCGCTCACTACGCCGAAGAACAAATAAAACAGTGTGATGTTCTCATACCAGCAGGCTGCTGCTGACCCGATTAGGCCAGTGCAGAAGAAGGCTGCGGAGAGCAGTCCACCCTTAGATGCGCCTTTACGCTCAATGTAGCGCCCTAGGAAGGCGGCGGATAGACCTAGGAAGAAGATGGCGATACTGAATGCCATCGACGTCTTAGGAGACGACCAGCCGAAGGTGTTTTCAAGGGGCATCTTCCATGCGCTATATGCATAGACAGAGCCAATTGATGCGTGAATGCCAACTGCGGATGCAGCGATGAGCCAACGATTTTTTGTTTTAGCCATAATGTAAGTGTCGGGGTGACGTCGAATCTCGAATTAAGAACGTCCAACATTCAGAGCTGAAGTGTTGGACGTGTGTTCGAATACAGAGACTCGATGTGTGGTATCTTGAGTGTGTGCCTACGAGACGGCTTCGACGCCGTGGCGCGCGAAGATGTCTTTAGCAGCTTGAACCTGTGCTGCTGTCGGTGTCGGTGTATTTTTCAAGTTATACTGTATACCTGAGATTTCGTATTTGCCTTCGCCCATCTTGTGGAAAGGCAGGATCTCTACGCGCTCAACGTTGCCAAGTGTGCTGACGAATTCTGCGAGGCCGTCGATGTTCTTTTCAGAGTCAGTGAGGCCTGGGACGAGCACGAAGCGAATCCACACTTTTTTGTCCATCGCATCGAGGCGCTTGGCAAATTTCAGTGTTTGGTCGACGCAGACACCAGTGGTGAACTTGTGAGTCATCGGGCTGAAGCTCTTAATGTCGAGTAGCACTAAGTCGGTGAGTGCCAGTAGCTCGTCGCTGGCTTTGTGGCCAACGAATCCGGAAGTATCCAACGCGGTGTGGATGCCTTCGTCTTTAGCCATTTGGAACATGGCTTGCACAAAGTCCGGCTGCATGAGCGGCTCGCCGCCGCTGAGGGTCAGGCCACCTTTTTTGATGAATGACTTGTATTTCTTAACATCGGCGAATGCTTCCTCTGCGGTCATCGATTTGCCGGACGGTTTGCCTTGGGCATCTGGGTTGTGGCAATACTGGCAACGTAGTGGGCAGCCGTGTAGAAAGAGAATGTAGCGAACGCCTGGGCCGTCGACTGTGCCACAGGTCTCAACCGAGTGGATGTAGCCTTCGCTTTGGCCTGATGG of Lentimonas sp. CC4 contains these proteins:
- a CDS encoding ACT domain-containing protein; the protein is METVLVLTISGKDRAGLVEQLADVVTTHGGNWEHCRMAHLAGRFVGLLEVSVSGEQQQELEAALRTISDLDVMIAVGERATPEPIRLFNLEVLGSDHPGIVRDVFKALAAAGVNVEELSTKTKNAPESGRPLFVARARLACGPEARRADIQRNLESIAQDLMVDIRLLD
- a CDS encoding OFA family MFS transporter; translated protein: MAKTKNRWLIAASAVGIHASIGSVYAYSAWKMPLENTFGWSSPKTSMAFSIAIFFLGLSAAFLGRYIERKGASKGGLLSAAFFCTGLIGSAAACWYENITLFYLFFGVVSGIGLGLGYITPVSTLVKWFPDRRGLATGLAIMGFGFGGLICAQLIDQFVPMQEEIVLHKDVKTYDYLQALESDPAAAALMIEGAPSLESYKAQSTEAAALYREKQTDSAEYAVVKATTDNYRSTLIYDKKSIASAFFFLGIIYLCIMVPSALYIAPPPEGYAEKFAAADPKKAKAIALKGEMTAKEALRTPGFYGLWLMLFINVSCGIAVIATAKKMGYEMVRLPVEMASLLVMGISLFNGLGRIIWATFSDFIGRSNTYVAFFAIQIIAFPLLANLTGAPVLFMIVTFLILSCYGGGFASIPAYISDLFGLKEMPTIHGYILTAWSCAGIVGPMINAYVYKQTHSYQGSLYVFGGAFVIALIISLLMKIEIKRINRHYSAQQVEAARPHTHSE
- the pflA gene encoding pyruvate formate-lyase-activating protein, which translates into the protein MTTTLEAPTTCTYESPACDSPSGQSEGYIHSVETCGTVDGPGVRYILFLHGCPLRCQYCHNPDAQGKPSGKSMTAEEAFADVKKYKSFIKKGGLTLSGGEPLMQPDFVQAMFQMAKDEGIHTALDTSGFVGHKASDELLALTDLVLLDIKSFSPMTHKFTTGVCVDQTLKFAKRLDAMDKKVWIRFVLVPGLTDSEKNIDGLAEFVSTLGNVERVEILPFHKMGEGKYEISGIQYNLKNTPTPTAAQVQAAKDIFARHGVEAVS